Below is a window of Rhizobium jaguaris DNA.
GATGAATTACCGCCCGGGCCGTGGCTAATCAATCAGGTACCCTGGAGCACGGCCGAACACCAGATCCGCGCCATTCCCGCGGACAGCGAAGCGGCTGCCAACCTGGATATTGCCAAGGGCACCGCCTGCCTGGTCATCGAGCGACGCACCTGGAGCGGCCTCGGCCCAATCACCCATGTTCGTCTCACCTACCCCGGCGACCGTCATACGTTGGTGGCGCGTTTCACGCCGTCCAGCTGAAACCTGCGATGCTACTGACGCTGCGCAGGCTCGGCCTGCATGGGATAAGATTATCGGATTGACGGATAGGCCGCACGGGATTGACCAACAGGATGCTGAGTGCAACCAGCACCAGCGCCAGAATAAGGGTCAGGCCGATCAAAAGTGGACGAATCGCGATCATTTCGGTCCTCCAATCGTCCGAGTTCGACGTCTACAGATACAGCAAGGGGATTATCAGGCAACCAGCCTTATGGCTGAAACGTTGTATAAGGTTTGAAAGTTCCAACCGTAGCCCGAGAATTTCCAGGTTTCGTGAAGGCAAGAACAGCCGGTTCAAAAAACCGATGTCGCTGTACTCTCCCGGTGAGTTCGGTCTGCAGTTCTACAGGCTTGACAGGCACCCTACCAATAGGTAGGCAAAACGGATGAGCAATATTTCGACAAAAGCAGACGAAATCGTGCAATCGGCACGCGGCCTGATCATCGCGGGCGGCTACAATAGCTTCAGCTTCGCCGACATTTCCGCAGAGGTCGGCATTCGCAAGGCCAGCATCCATCACCATTTTCCGACCAAGGCCGATCTCGTTAGGATCGTCGTGGCGCGCTATCGGGAAGAGGCGCGGCAGGGCCTCGCCAGGGCTGATGCCAATATTGCCGATCCCATCGCCCGCCTTCGGGCCTATACAGGCTTCTGGGAAGCGTGCATCACAGACAACACCGCCCCCTTCTGCATCTGCGCCATGTTGGCCGCCGAGCTGCCGGTGCTGCCAGCCGATGTCGCCGTCGAAGTACGCGGCCATTTTCGCGATCTCGCAGGCTGGCTTGCGGCCGTGATGAAACAAGGGGAGGCCGAAGGCCGATTTGTTCTGCCGCGTCCGGCCGCGGAGGAAGCCCTCTCCTTCATGGCGACCGTACATGGCGCCATGCTCTCGGCGCGAGCCTATGGCGATCCCACAGTCTTTGCCACCGTCGTCGAACCGCTGTTCGACCGGCTAGAGCATCCCGCGTCAGGCGGAATCACCTAAAAGCGGATAAGATGCTCTAGATTCAAAAGATTAGAGCGACCTTTGCGCGTTCAAATGAACGCGCGGCGCTCTAGCAGTTCGCCATTAAAATTATCAATTTTCCGTTGTCTTAACGGGTAACGCTACTCTCACGCTTGTTTGATTGGCGGAGCTACCGAGTGGTAGATAGGATCTCGCCGTTGCATTGAGATGAGGATCTTTCCCAGTTCTCTCATGCAAGGAATTTTGTTGGCTGGCCTCGGCCGCTATCTCGAAAAGCCTACCGACTAGTAGGTATAGCAAGGGAGACTATTCATGGATCGCAAGCTTCTGACGAAGGGCGTATTGGCATTGGCAGCCGGCGCGGTCGTAACGCTCGCCGCCCTGCAGGGCGCCAACGCCGCCGATCGAGTCCGCGTACGCGGCACGATCGAAAGCCTCGATGGCGATACCCTCAAGGTCAAGTCTCGCGACGGCAAGGACGTCACCGTGATGCTGAAATCCGGCTGGGGCGTCACCGGCGTAACCAAGGCCTCGGCGGCCGACATCAAGTCTGGCGATTTCGTTGGCATTGCGAACGAGCCGACCGATAGCGGCGTTGCCGGCGCCATCGAGGTCGTGATCTTTCCAGCCTCGATGAAGGGCACCGGCGAGGGTGACCGCCCCTGGGATTCGAAGCCGAACAGCTCGATGACCAACGCGACGGTTGCCAACGCCGTAAAGTCGGTCAACGGCCCGACGCTGACGCTGACCTATAAGGGCGGCGAGAAGAAAATCAACATCCCGGACGGAACCCCTGTCGTGACCTTCGCATCGGCCACCAAGGACGATCTGAAGACTGGCGCCGGCGTCTTTATCACTGGCGAAACCGCAGGCGACGGCATGGTTTCCGCC
It encodes the following:
- a CDS encoding TetR/AcrR family transcriptional regulator, producing MSNISTKADEIVQSARGLIIAGGYNSFSFADISAEVGIRKASIHHHFPTKADLVRIVVARYREEARQGLARADANIADPIARLRAYTGFWEACITDNTAPFCICAMLAAELPVLPADVAVEVRGHFRDLAGWLAAVMKQGEAEGRFVLPRPAAEEALSFMATVHGAMLSARAYGDPTVFATVVEPLFDRLEHPASGGIT